Proteins from a single region of Shinella zoogloeoides:
- the lhpI gene encoding cis-3-hydroxy-L-proline dehydratase, whose translation MASLSARSILARTASGPIIAAGEALSFWGGVDPATGRVIDVHHPLHGKTITGGILMMPSSRGSCTGSGVLLDLALTGRAPAALIFSEAEDVLTLGALIAAEMFGKSLPVLRLSHDAFDALCRAKTARIGETSIEADGLIIPVAPPATAALDLTEDDRAMLDGRDGVAVQLALRITAAMAAQQGATKLVDVVQGHIDGCIYASPANLTFAEKMADMGAKVRVPTTMNAISVDRANWEKQGVPHDFGDPAARLADAYVRMGCRPTFTCSPYLLDSAPKTGEAIAWAESNAVIFANTVLGARTAKHPDFLDLCIALTGRAPLSGVYLEEHRKAKRVIDVALPKNVDDAFWPLVGYLAGRAAPDRIPLLTGLAAAKPTRDDLKALCAAFGTTSAAPMLHIEGVTPEAEGAAAADADRATITRADMVEVWTMFNEGPEEVELVAIGSPHASASECRALADALGERKRHAGVSVIVTAGRDVMAEAGDVLARLRASGVEVLPDLCWCSISEPVFPPKTRTLITNSGKYAHYGPGLSGRTVRFGNLADCIEAALTGRVPPRLPPWLA comes from the coding sequence TGGGGCGGCGTCGATCCGGCGACGGGCCGGGTCATCGACGTGCATCACCCGCTGCACGGCAAGACGATCACCGGCGGCATCCTGATGATGCCGTCGAGCCGCGGTTCCTGCACCGGCTCCGGCGTGCTGCTCGACCTCGCGCTGACCGGTCGCGCGCCCGCCGCGCTGATCTTCAGCGAGGCCGAGGACGTGCTGACGCTCGGCGCGCTGATCGCCGCGGAAATGTTCGGCAAGTCCCTGCCGGTGCTGCGCCTGTCGCATGACGCCTTTGACGCGCTCTGTCGCGCCAAGACGGCCAGGATCGGCGAGACGAGCATCGAGGCGGACGGCCTCATCATCCCCGTCGCCCCGCCGGCCACCGCCGCGCTCGACCTTACCGAAGACGACCGCGCCATGCTGGATGGCCGCGACGGCGTCGCCGTGCAGCTTGCCTTGCGCATCACCGCCGCCATGGCCGCGCAGCAGGGCGCGACGAAGCTGGTCGACGTGGTGCAGGGCCATATCGACGGCTGCATCTATGCCAGCCCCGCCAATCTCACCTTCGCGGAGAAGATGGCCGACATGGGTGCGAAGGTGCGCGTGCCGACCACGATGAACGCCATTTCCGTCGACCGGGCGAACTGGGAAAAGCAGGGCGTACCGCACGATTTCGGCGATCCGGCCGCCCGCCTCGCCGATGCCTATGTGCGCATGGGCTGCCGCCCGACCTTCACCTGTTCGCCCTATCTCCTCGATAGCGCGCCAAAAACCGGCGAGGCCATCGCCTGGGCGGAATCCAACGCCGTGATCTTCGCCAATACCGTGCTCGGCGCGCGCACGGCCAAGCACCCCGATTTCCTCGATCTCTGCATCGCGCTCACCGGCCGCGCGCCGCTCTCGGGCGTCTATCTGGAGGAGCACCGCAAGGCAAAGCGCGTCATCGACGTCGCCCTGCCGAAAAATGTGGACGACGCCTTCTGGCCGCTCGTCGGCTATCTCGCCGGCCGCGCCGCGCCCGACCGCATCCCGCTGCTCACCGGCCTTGCCGCCGCCAAGCCGACGCGCGACGACCTGAAGGCCCTCTGCGCCGCCTTCGGCACCACCTCCGCCGCGCCGATGCTGCATATCGAGGGCGTGACGCCCGAGGCGGAGGGCGCGGCCGCCGCCGATGCCGACCGTGCCACCATCACCCGTGCCGACATGGTCGAGGTCTGGACGATGTTCAACGAGGGGCCGGAAGAGGTGGAGCTGGTCGCCATCGGCAGCCCGCACGCCTCGGCCTCCGAATGCCGGGCGCTCGCCGATGCCCTCGGCGAGCGCAAGCGGCATGCGGGCGTTTCCGTGATCGTCACGGCGGGCCGCGATGTCATGGCGGAGGCGGGCGACGTGCTCGCGCGCCTCAGGGCAAGCGGCGTCGAGGTCCTGCCGGATCTGTGCTGGTGCTCGATCTCCGAGCCGGTCTTCCCGCCGAAGACGCGCACGCTCATCACCAATTCCGGCAAATATGCCCATTACGGCCCGGGCCTTTCCGGCCGCACCGTGCGCTTCGGCAATCTTGCCGATTGCATCGAGGCCGCGCTGACCGGCCGCGTCCCGCCCCGCCTGCCGCCCTGGCTTGCCTGA
- the msrA gene encoding peptide-methionine (S)-S-oxide reductase MsrA encodes MFLIDMFNKKTVMPAPEAALPGRAEPIATSGTHFVNGNPLKGPYPAGFKSVLLGMGCFWGAERLLWNIPGVWVTASGYSGGFTPNPTYHETTTGLTGHTEVVLVVYDPATVSLETLLKAFFEAHDPTQGMRQGNDIGTTYRSAIYLDDEADLQVARQARDIYQAALKAAGRTDRITTEIGKAGPFYFAEDAHQQYLAKNPGGYCGLRGTGVSCAIG; translated from the coding sequence ATGTTCCTCATCGACATGTTCAACAAGAAGACCGTCATGCCGGCGCCGGAGGCCGCTCTGCCCGGCCGCGCCGAACCCATTGCGACCTCCGGGACGCATTTCGTCAACGGCAACCCGCTGAAGGGGCCCTATCCCGCGGGCTTCAAGTCTGTGCTGCTCGGCATGGGCTGCTTCTGGGGCGCCGAGCGGCTGCTGTGGAACATCCCGGGCGTATGGGTGACGGCATCCGGCTATTCCGGCGGCTTCACGCCGAACCCGACCTATCACGAGACGACGACGGGGCTGACGGGGCATACCGAAGTCGTGCTCGTCGTCTACGATCCCGCCACGGTCTCGCTGGAGACCCTGCTGAAGGCCTTCTTCGAGGCGCACGATCCGACGCAGGGCATGCGCCAGGGCAACGATATCGGCACCACCTATCGTTCGGCGATCTATCTGGACGACGAGGCGGACCTTCAGGTCGCCCGGCAGGCGCGCGATATCTATCAGGCCGCGCTCAAGGCGGCGGGGCGGACGGACCGCATCACCACCGAGATCGGCAAGGCCGGTCCGTTCTATTTCGCCGAGGACGCGCACCAGCAGTATCTCGCCAAGAATCCGGGCGGCTATTGCGGTCTGCGCGGCACGGGCGTTTCCTGCGCCATCGGCTGA
- a CDS encoding BMP family lipoprotein codes for MKKTLLTLLATAAMSASALAADIKPAIIYDLGGKFDKSFNEAAYNGAERFKKETGIEYRDFEIANDAQREQALRRFAGDGNNPIVMAGFSWSAALEKVAAEYPDTKFAIIDMVLDKPNVRSVVFKEEEGGWLAGILAGMASKSKTVSFVGGMDIPLIHKFACGYIGGAKSLGADYNVLEAYTGTTPDAWNDPVKGGEIAKSQFDQGSDVVYHAAGGTGVGVLQAAADAGKLGIGVDSNQNGLQPGKVLTSMVKRVDVAVYDAFMSAKDDKFQPGVNVLGLKENGVDVAMDENNAPLITPEMKAAIDKARADIISGTVKVHDYMSDETCPY; via the coding sequence ATGAAAAAAACCCTTCTCACCCTTCTTGCAACCGCTGCCATGTCGGCCAGCGCGCTTGCCGCCGACATCAAGCCGGCGATCATCTATGACCTCGGCGGCAAGTTCGACAAGTCGTTCAACGAAGCGGCCTATAACGGCGCGGAGAGGTTCAAGAAAGAAACCGGCATCGAATACCGCGACTTCGAAATCGCCAACGACGCGCAGCGCGAGCAGGCGCTCCGCCGCTTCGCCGGCGACGGCAACAACCCCATCGTGATGGCCGGCTTCTCCTGGTCCGCAGCGCTTGAGAAGGTCGCAGCGGAATATCCGGACACCAAGTTCGCCATCATCGACATGGTTCTCGACAAGCCGAACGTCCGCTCGGTCGTCTTCAAGGAAGAAGAAGGCGGCTGGCTCGCCGGCATTCTCGCCGGCATGGCCTCCAAGTCGAAGACGGTTTCCTTCGTCGGCGGCATGGATATCCCGCTGATCCACAAGTTCGCCTGCGGCTATATCGGCGGCGCCAAGTCCCTCGGCGCGGACTACAACGTGCTCGAAGCCTATACGGGCACGACGCCGGACGCCTGGAACGACCCGGTCAAGGGCGGCGAAATCGCCAAGTCGCAGTTCGACCAGGGTTCCGACGTGGTCTACCACGCGGCCGGCGGCACAGGTGTCGGCGTTCTCCAGGCTGCGGCTGACGCCGGCAAGCTGGGCATCGGCGTCGATTCCAACCAGAACGGCCTGCAGCCGGGCAAGGTGCTGACCTCGATGGTCAAGCGCGTGGACGTCGCCGTCTACGACGCCTTCATGTCGGCCAAGGACGACAAGTTCCAGCCGGGCGTCAACGTGCTCGGCCTCAAGGAAAACGGCGTCGACGTCGCGATGGACGAGAACAACGCCCCGCTCATCACCCCGGAAATGAAGGCCGCCATCGACAAGGCGCGCGCCGACATCATCTCCGGCACGGTGAAGGTCCACGACTACATGTCGGACGAGACCTGCCCCTACTAA
- a CDS encoding SlyX family protein, which translates to MTTPDRTDDNIKAERIARLEEHVAHQANSIEELSDQLAEQWRVVEQLRAKLDVLTERFLTLEAGSLEAPAVTRPPHY; encoded by the coding sequence ATGACCACGCCCGACCGCACCGACGACAATATCAAGGCCGAACGCATCGCCCGCCTTGAGGAGCATGTCGCCCATCAGGCCAATTCGATCGAGGAGCTTTCCGACCAGCTCGCCGAACAGTGGCGTGTGGTCGAGCAGCTTCGCGCAAAGCTCGATGTGCTGACGGAACGGTTCCTAACGCTGGAAGCCGGCTCTCTGGAAGCCCCGGCCGTTACCCGTCCCCCGCATTATTGA
- a CDS encoding ABC transporter ATP-binding protein: MSELAIELKGIDKSFGLVHANRNINLKVRKGTIHGIIGENGAGKSTLMSILYGFYQADHGDILINGEKVNIRDPNAAIAAGIGMVHQHFMLVENFTVLENIMLGAEESQILNAGITKARAELKRLEKEYALEVDPDAVIEELPVGIQQRVEILKALYRKADILILDEPTGVLTPAEADHLFRILQQLKEQGKTVLLITHKLREIMAITDEVSVMRRGEMVATRTTKETSVEELAELMVGRRVLLRVEKGEAKPGDVKLSVKNLTVRDSRGVTMVDDVSFDLRAGEIVGIAGVAGNGQSELLEAISGIHRATSGTVLLNGRPVDVTGNADPADLRKCGLAHVPEDRHHVGLVLKFEESENAILGYHDDPKYRKGLLLDIDAIRAEAEEKIAAYDIRPPNPRLKTANFSGGNQQKIVLAREMERSPDVLIIGQPTRGVDVGAIEFIHRRIIEMRDQGKAVLLVSVELDEIRALSDRILVMFAGRVVGERAPDASEGELGLLMAGVEGSKEAAE, translated from the coding sequence ATGAGCGAATTGGCAATCGAACTGAAGGGCATCGACAAGAGCTTCGGCCTCGTCCACGCCAACCGGAACATCAACCTGAAGGTCCGCAAAGGCACCATTCACGGCATCATCGGCGAAAACGGCGCCGGCAAATCCACCCTCATGTCGATCCTCTACGGCTTCTACCAGGCCGACCACGGCGACATCCTGATCAACGGCGAGAAGGTCAATATCCGCGACCCGAACGCCGCTATCGCCGCCGGCATCGGCATGGTCCACCAGCACTTCATGCTGGTCGAGAACTTCACCGTGCTCGAAAACATCATGCTCGGCGCGGAAGAGAGCCAGATCCTCAATGCCGGCATCACCAAGGCGCGCGCCGAACTGAAGCGGCTGGAGAAGGAATATGCGCTGGAAGTCGATCCCGACGCGGTGATCGAGGAACTGCCGGTCGGCATCCAGCAGCGCGTGGAAATCCTCAAAGCCCTTTACCGCAAGGCCGACATTCTCATCCTCGACGAGCCGACGGGCGTGCTGACGCCGGCCGAGGCCGACCATCTCTTCCGCATCCTCCAGCAGCTCAAGGAGCAGGGCAAGACGGTCCTTCTCATCACCCACAAGCTGCGCGAGATCATGGCGATCACCGACGAGGTTTCCGTCATGCGCCGCGGCGAGATGGTCGCGACGCGCACCACGAAGGAGACCTCCGTCGAGGAGCTGGCCGAGCTGATGGTCGGCCGCCGCGTTCTGCTGCGCGTCGAGAAGGGCGAGGCCAAGCCCGGCGACGTGAAGCTCTCCGTCAAGAACCTCACCGTGCGCGACAGCCGCGGCGTGACCATGGTCGACGACGTTTCCTTCGATCTCAGGGCCGGCGAGATCGTCGGCATCGCGGGTGTCGCCGGCAACGGCCAGTCGGAACTGCTGGAGGCGATCTCCGGCATTCATCGCGCGACGTCCGGCACGGTGCTGCTCAACGGCCGCCCCGTCGACGTGACGGGCAATGCCGACCCGGCGGACCTGCGCAAATGCGGCCTCGCCCATGTGCCGGAGGACCGCCATCATGTCGGCCTCGTGCTGAAATTCGAGGAGAGCGAGAACGCCATCCTCGGCTATCACGACGATCCGAAATACCGGAAGGGCCTGCTGCTCGATATCGACGCCATTCGCGCCGAGGCCGAGGAGAAGATCGCCGCCTACGACATCCGCCCGCCGAACCCGCGATTGAAGACCGCCAATTTCTCCGGCGGCAACCAGCAGAAGATCGTACTGGCGCGCGAGATGGAGCGCAGCCCCGACGTGCTGATCATCGGCCAGCCGACGCGCGGCGTCGATGTCGGCGCTATCGAATTCATTCACAGGCGCATCATCGAGATGCGCGACCAGGGCAAGGCCGTGCTGCTCGTCTCGGTGGAACTCGACGAAATCCGTGCGCTGTCCGACCGTATTCTGGTGATGTTCGCCGGCCGCGTGGTCGGCGAGCGCGCCCCCGATGCCTCTGAAGGAGAACTCGGCCTGCTGATGGCCGGTGTGGAAGGCTCGAAGGAGGCCGCCGAATGA
- a CDS encoding ABC transporter permease, producing the protein MSVPYAKLPAWAEYGLIPLVNLAVAFLISGLVVLIVGESPLEAAYHMINGAFGRGEYIGFTLYYTTTFIFTGLAVAVAFHCGLFNIGGEGQAYIGGIGVALACLAFDRTLPWYLVFPIAIVGAAFFGALWAMIPGWLQAKRGSHIVITTIMFNFIAASLMNYLLNKVFKPLGNMSLETRTFEAGGQLPKLDWLMSIFGLSVGSAPFNISFLLALVAAFGVWVLIWRTKLGYEMRTMGHSPAAARYAGIKEAKIIVIAMMISGGLAGMMALNPIMGEQFRMQLDFVQGAGFVGIAVALMGRSHPAGIIPAALLFGMLYQGGAEISFEMPSISRDMIVIIQGLVILFAGALEHMFRPAITRIILGLSPKTGDVAATKGA; encoded by the coding sequence ATGAGTGTTCCCTATGCGAAACTGCCGGCCTGGGCCGAATACGGCCTGATCCCGCTGGTCAACCTCGCCGTCGCCTTCCTGATTTCCGGTCTCGTCGTGCTGATCGTCGGCGAAAGCCCGCTGGAAGCCGCCTATCACATGATCAACGGCGCTTTCGGGCGCGGCGAATATATCGGCTTCACGCTCTACTATACGACGACCTTCATCTTCACCGGCCTTGCCGTGGCGGTCGCCTTCCATTGCGGCCTCTTCAATATCGGCGGCGAGGGGCAGGCTTATATCGGCGGCATCGGCGTGGCGCTCGCCTGCCTCGCCTTCGATCGCACCTTGCCCTGGTATCTCGTCTTCCCCATCGCCATCGTGGGCGCGGCCTTCTTCGGCGCGCTCTGGGCGATGATCCCCGGCTGGCTGCAGGCCAAGCGCGGCAGCCATATCGTCATCACGACGATCATGTTCAACTTCATCGCCGCAAGCCTCATGAACTACCTGCTCAACAAGGTGTTCAAGCCGCTCGGCAACATGTCGCTGGAAACCCGCACCTTCGAGGCCGGCGGCCAGCTTCCCAAGCTCGACTGGCTGATGTCGATCTTCGGCCTTTCCGTCGGCTCCGCGCCGTTCAACATCTCCTTCCTGCTGGCGCTTGTCGCCGCCTTCGGCGTCTGGGTGCTGATCTGGCGCACGAAGCTCGGCTACGAGATGCGCACCATGGGCCACAGCCCGGCGGCCGCGCGCTATGCCGGCATCAAGGAGGCGAAGATCATCGTCATCGCCATGATGATTTCCGGCGGCCTTGCCGGTATGATGGCGCTGAACCCGATCATGGGCGAGCAGTTCCGCATGCAGCTCGATTTCGTGCAGGGCGCGGGCTTCGTCGGCATCGCCGTGGCGCTGATGGGTCGCTCGCATCCGGCGGGCATCATTCCCGCCGCGCTGCTCTTCGGCATGCTCTATCAGGGTGGGGCGGAAATCTCCTTCGAGATGCCCTCCATCTCCCGCGACATGATCGTCATCATCCAGGGTCTCGTCATCCTCTTCGCCGGCGCGCTCGAACACATGTTCCGCCCCGCCATCACGCGCATCATCCTCGGCCTTTCGCCGAAGACCGGCGATGTCGCCGCCACCAAGGGAGCCTGA
- a CDS encoding ABC transporter permease, which translates to MDFFQVFIELAQSTVRLSTPLILAALAGLFTERAGVFDIGLEGKMLGAAFAAGSVAYITQSVYMGLGAAILVSVLLALVHGYASITQRGSQIVSGVAINFVVAGSTVILGEAWFRQGGRTPALSADGRFGTIKLPFADAVREVPILGQIYSGLLSGHSPLTYLAFLMVPASWWILYRTRFGLRLRAVGENPGAVDTAGISVIWLRYRAVICCGILCGIAGAYLSLAANAGFTKGMTAGKGYIALAALIFAKWRPKNILFACLLFGFLDAFAIRYQGYAFPLIGKVPVQLMQALPYILTVILLAGFIGKAIPPKAGGVPYVKER; encoded by the coding sequence ATGGATTTCTTTCAGGTCTTCATCGAGCTTGCGCAGTCGACCGTCCGTCTCTCGACGCCGCTGATCCTCGCCGCCCTTGCCGGTCTCTTCACCGAACGGGCCGGCGTCTTCGACATCGGCCTCGAGGGCAAGATGCTGGGCGCGGCCTTCGCCGCCGGCTCCGTCGCCTATATCACCCAGTCGGTCTATATGGGCCTTGGCGCCGCCATCCTCGTCTCGGTGCTGCTGGCGCTGGTGCATGGCTATGCCTCGATCACCCAGCGCGGCAGCCAGATCGTCTCGGGCGTGGCCATCAACTTCGTCGTCGCCGGTTCCACGGTCATTCTCGGCGAGGCCTGGTTCCGCCAGGGCGGGCGCACGCCGGCGCTTTCGGCCGACGGCCGCTTCGGCACGATCAAGCTGCCGTTTGCGGATGCCGTGCGGGAGGTGCCGATCCTCGGCCAGATCTATTCCGGCCTGCTCTCCGGCCATTCGCCGCTCACCTATCTCGCCTTCCTGATGGTGCCGGCGAGCTGGTGGATCCTCTACCGCACGCGCTTCGGCCTGCGCCTTCGCGCCGTCGGTGAAAATCCGGGTGCGGTCGACACGGCCGGCATCTCTGTCATCTGGCTGCGCTACCGCGCCGTCATCTGCTGCGGCATCCTGTGCGGCATTGCCGGCGCTTACCTGTCGCTTGCCGCCAATGCCGGCTTCACCAAGGGCATGACGGCGGGCAAGGGCTATATCGCGCTTGCCGCGCTGATCTTCGCCAAGTGGCGGCCGAAGAACATCCTCTTCGCCTGCCTGCTCTTCGGCTTCCTCGACGCCTTCGCCATCCGCTACCAGGGTTATGCCTTCCCGCTGATCGGCAAGGTGCCGGTACAGCTCATGCAGGCGCTGCCCTATATCCTCACGGTGATCCTGCTTGCAGGCTTCATCGGCAAGGCCATTCCGCCCAAGGCCGGCGGCGTGCCCTATGTGAAGGAACGATAG
- a CDS encoding cytidine deaminase: MSHDLFEAARAAMSFAHAPYSKFPVGAAIRAEDGKIYAGANIENLSFPQGWCAEPTAISHMIMAGNKKIVEMAVIAEKLPLCPPCGGCRQKIAEFATAKTPIYLCDETGVKKTMTMEELLPHSFATDILG; this comes from the coding sequence ATGTCCCACGACCTCTTCGAGGCGGCGCGCGCGGCGATGAGCTTCGCGCACGCGCCCTATTCCAAGTTCCCCGTCGGTGCGGCGATCCGCGCCGAGGACGGGAAAATCTATGCCGGCGCGAATATCGAGAACCTCTCCTTCCCGCAGGGTTGGTGCGCCGAGCCGACCGCGATCAGCCACATGATCATGGCCGGCAACAAAAAGATCGTCGAGATGGCGGTCATCGCGGAAAAACTGCCGCTCTGCCCGCCCTGCGGTGGCTGCCGGCAGAAGATCGCGGAATTCGCCACGGCCAAGACGCCGATCTATCTGTGCGACGAGACCGGCGTGAAGAAGACCATGACCATGGAAGAGCTGCTGCCGCACAGCTTCGCGACGGACATCCTCGGATGA
- a CDS encoding purine-nucleoside phosphorylase, which produces MSGATTDLLLSRLGGVAPRYGIVLGSGLGTLVEAVENPLRIPYSDLPSFPVSSVSGHAGEMVIGTLGGVPVIMLSGRVHFYEKGDANAMRAPIEVLKGLGVTSLILTNSAGSLREDMPPGSVMRISDHINFSGTNPLIGLESDDRFVGMTNAYDADLAARMDAAAAKLDIPLSSGVYMWFSGPSFETPAEIRMARVFGADAVGMSTVPEVLIARHLGLKVAAASVITNYGAGMTGAELSHHETKDMAPIGGKRLAAILAGMIAGGGNDHA; this is translated from the coding sequence ATGAGCGGCGCGACCACGGACCTGTTGCTCTCGCGCCTCGGCGGCGTTGCGCCGCGCTACGGCATCGTGCTTGGCTCCGGCCTCGGCACGCTGGTTGAGGCGGTCGAGAATCCCTTGCGCATTCCCTATTCGGACCTGCCGAGCTTCCCGGTCAGCTCCGTCTCCGGCCATGCCGGCGAGATGGTCATCGGCACGCTCGGCGGCGTGCCGGTCATCATGCTGTCCGGCCGTGTGCATTTTTATGAAAAGGGCGACGCCAATGCCATGCGCGCGCCCATCGAGGTGCTGAAGGGGCTCGGCGTCACCTCGCTGATCCTCACCAATTCGGCCGGCTCGCTGCGCGAAGACATGCCGCCCGGCTCGGTGATGCGCATATCCGACCACATCAATTTTTCCGGCACCAACCCGCTGATCGGCCTTGAGAGCGACGACCGCTTCGTCGGCATGACGAATGCCTATGACGCGGACCTTGCTGCGCGCATGGACGCGGCGGCGGCAAAGCTCGATATCCCGCTTTCGAGCGGCGTCTATATGTGGTTCTCCGGCCCGAGCTTCGAGACGCCGGCGGAAATCCGCATGGCGCGCGTCTTCGGCGCGGACGCCGTGGGCATGTCGACGGTGCCGGAAGTGCTGATCGCCCGCCATCTCGGCCTCAAGGTCGCGGCGGCCTCCGTCATCACCAACTACGGCGCCGGCATGACGGGCGCCGAACTCAGCCATCACGAAACGAAGGATATGGCCCCGATCGGCGGAAAGCGGCTCGCCGCGATCCTCGCCGGGATGATCGCGGGCGGAGGCAATGACCATGCTTGA
- the deoC gene encoding deoxyribose-phosphate aldolase: MLEETAKKTLSLLDLTDLTDTCDAAAIEKLCQQAQTPFGTTAAICIWPRFVAQARGILGAGHAVKIATVVNFPSGDLAVADVVAETQRAIADGADEIDLVIPYRAFLAGNEAAVTEMVTAVKAACTPPVILKTILETGEIEDVALIRRASDLAIAAGSDFIKTSTGKVAVNATLDAAGIMLTAIRESGKPVGFKPAGGVRTVGDARDYLALAASILGEGWATPKTFRFGASGLLGDILSVLGGQPAPSAPASY; encoded by the coding sequence ATGCTTGAGGAAACCGCAAAGAAGACGCTCTCGCTGCTGGACCTGACGGACCTGACCGACACTTGCGACGCGGCCGCTATCGAAAAACTCTGCCAGCAGGCGCAGACGCCCTTCGGCACGACCGCCGCCATCTGCATCTGGCCGCGTTTCGTGGCGCAGGCGCGGGGCATTCTCGGCGCTGGCCATGCGGTGAAGATCGCCACGGTCGTCAACTTCCCCTCCGGCGACCTTGCCGTCGCGGATGTGGTTGCCGAAACGCAGAGGGCGATTGCCGATGGCGCGGACGAGATCGACCTTGTCATTCCCTACCGCGCCTTCCTCGCCGGCAATGAGGCGGCGGTGACGGAGATGGTGACGGCGGTGAAGGCCGCCTGCACGCCGCCCGTCATCCTGAAGACCATTCTGGAAACCGGCGAGATCGAGGATGTGGCGCTCATCCGCCGGGCATCCGATCTTGCCATCGCCGCCGGCAGCGATTTCATCAAGACCTCGACGGGCAAGGTCGCCGTCAACGCCACGCTCGATGCCGCCGGGATCATGCTGACGGCGATCCGGGAAAGCGGCAAGCCGGTCGGCTTCAAGCCGGCGGGCGGCGTGCGCACCGTGGGCGATGCCCGCGACTACCTCGCGCTTGCCGCCTCGATCCTCGGCGAAGGCTGGGCAACGCCCAAAACCTTCCGCTTCGGCGCCTCGGGCCTGCTCGGCGACATTCTTTCCGTGCTCGGCGGCCAGCCCGCGCCCTCCGCGCCCGCGAGCTACTGA
- the deoA gene encoding thymidine phosphorylase, with protein MLPQETIRRKRNGEPLSREEIARFIAGITDGSVSEGQVAAFAMAVWFKGMAREETVALTLAMRDSGDVLDWSDIDRPIADKHSTGGVGDNVSLMLAPIAAACGLAVPMISGRGLGHTGGTLDKLESIPGYTIMPSAALFRRTVKDVGCAIIGQTAALAPADKRIYAIRDVTATVDSVPLITASILSKKLAAGLRSLVLDVKVGNGAFMADAAEAEVLARSLVEVANGAGVKTSALITDMNQPLADAAGNAVEIANCLAFLKGEKAGTRLERIVLAFAAEMLVSSGLEADLAAAEAKAMRALSSGAAAEVFGRLVHALGGPADIVERADTYLAAAPVIRPVFAAESGYLASCDTRGIGLAVIELGGGRSRPDDAIDHRVGFDRLLPLGTRVERGMEIGRVHAANEADAARGVERLGALYRVSAEAPASAAEILTRISA; from the coding sequence ATGCTGCCGCAGGAGACGATCCGCCGCAAGCGGAACGGTGAGCCGCTTTCCCGCGAGGAGATCGCCCGCTTCATCGCCGGCATCACCGATGGCAGCGTCTCCGAAGGGCAGGTGGCGGCTTTCGCCATGGCGGTGTGGTTCAAGGGTATGGCGCGCGAGGAGACCGTCGCGCTGACGCTGGCCATGCGCGATTCGGGCGACGTGCTCGACTGGTCGGATATCGACCGGCCGATCGCCGACAAGCATTCCACCGGCGGCGTCGGCGACAATGTCTCGCTGATGCTCGCGCCCATCGCGGCAGCCTGCGGCCTTGCCGTGCCGATGATCTCGGGCCGCGGCCTCGGCCATACCGGCGGCACGCTGGACAAGCTGGAATCGATCCCCGGCTATACGATCATGCCGTCCGCCGCTCTCTTCCGCCGCACCGTCAAGGATGTCGGCTGCGCGATCATCGGCCAGACGGCGGCGCTCGCGCCGGCCGACAAGCGCATTTATGCCATCCGCGACGTCACGGCGACGGTCGATTCCGTGCCGCTGATCACCGCCTCCATCCTTTCGAAAAAACTCGCCGCCGGCCTCCGGTCGCTGGTGCTGGACGTCAAGGTCGGCAACGGGGCCTTCATGGCGGATGCGGCCGAGGCCGAGGTGCTGGCCCGTTCGCTGGTCGAGGTGGCGAACGGGGCGGGTGTGAAGACCTCCGCCCTCATCACCGACATGAACCAGCCGCTCGCGGATGCGGCGGGCAATGCCGTCGAGATCGCAAATTGCCTCGCCTTCCTCAAGGGCGAGAAGGCCGGGACGCGGCTGGAGCGGATCGTGCTCGCCTTCGCGGCGGAAATGCTGGTCTCATCGGGACTGGAAGCCGATCTGGCTGCCGCCGAGGCAAAGGCGATGCGGGCGCTTTCGAGCGGCGCGGCGGCCGAGGTCTTCGGCCGCTTGGTGCATGCGCTCGGCGGGCCTGCCGATATCGTGGAACGGGCGGATACTTATCTCGCGGCCGCCCCGGTCATTCGCCCGGTCTTTGCCGCCGAAAGCGGCTATCTTGCGTCATGCGACACGCGGGGCATCGGCCTTGCCGTCATCGAGCTTGGCGGCGGGCGCAGCCGGCCGGACGATGCCATCGACCATCGCGTCGGCTTCGACCGCCTTCTGCCACTCGGCACCAGGGTTGAAAGGGGCATGGAGATCGGCCGCGTGCATGCGGCGAACGAGGCCGATGCCGCTCGCGGGGTGGAACGGCTCGGCGCGCTTTATCGCGTGAGCGCGGAAGCGCCGGCTTCTGCGGCGGAAATCCTGACGCGCATCAGCGCGTGA